The Candidatus Methylomirabilota bacterium genomic sequence GGACCACGTCCGAAGACGGCTACGATGCCCTGCAGATCGGCTTCGAGCCGGCGAGGAAGAACGTCACCAAGGCCATGGCGGGTCACTACAAGAAGGCAGGCATCGAGAAACCGATGCGCTTCCTGCGCGAGGTGCGGCTGCAGAAGACGGAAGCCCTGGCCGCCTACCAGGTCGGGCAGCAGCTGACCGTGGAGCTCTTCACTCCGGGCGAGCTGGTGGACGTGGTGGGGGTGTCCAAGGGCAAGGGCTTCCAGGGTGGCGTCAAGCGGCACAACTGGTCCGGGGGGGATCAGAGCCACGGCTCGATGTTCCATCGGGCGCCGGGCTCGATCGGCGCCTCCTCGGACCCCTCGCGCGTCTTTCCCGGCCACAAGCTGCCCGGGCGCATGGGGGGGGACCGGCGGACGGTGCTCAACCTGCCGGTGGTGCGCGTGATCCCCGAGCAGAACCTGCTCCTCGTCCGGGGCGCCGTCCCCGGTCACACCGGCTCGCTCGTGATGGTGCGCAAGAGCGTGAAGCAGACCAAAGCTCAGCAGAAAGGCAAAGGGGCCAAGTAGCATGCCGACCGTTCCCGTCCTCGACGGCAAGGGCAAGAAGCAGGAGTCGCTCGATCTCCGCGCCGACGTCTTCCCGGAGACCGTGCGCGTGCCCCTCGTCCACCAAGCGGTGGTGAAAGAGCTGGCGGCGCGCCGCGCGGGCACCCACGACACCAAGGGCCGCAGCGAGGTGTCGGGCGGCGGCCGGAAGCCGTGGAAGCAGAAGGGGACGGGCCGGGCCCGCCAGGGCTCGATCCGCGCGACCCAGTGGAAGGGCGGCGGCAAGCCATTCGGTCCCACCCCGCGCAAGTACGACAAGCGCATGCCCACCGAGATGCGGCGGGCCGCGCTCCGCGAGGCGCTCGCGGCCAAGATCGCCTCGGGCGAGGTGGCGGTGGTCGATGGACTCGGCGTCTCCGACGGCAAGACCAAGACACTCACGGGCCGACTCAAGGGCCTGGGCCTCCCGGCCGCGCCTACCCTGCTCGTGGTCTCCGAGCGCACCGAGGCGCTCGGTCGGGCCGCGCGCAATGTCTCGTGGCTCGCCGTGGAGACGTCCGCCCACGCCTCCGTCTACCAGATATTGCGCAACGAGCGCGTGGTGTTCGAGAAGGCCGCGCTCCTGTCGCTGCAGGAGGCGCTGGCATGATCCGCGATCCCCGCATGGTGCTGCTCCGGCCGCTCATGACCGAGAAGAGCATGCAGCAGAAGGAAGAGCTGAATGCCGTCACCTTCCAGGTGGCCCTCGACGCCAACAAAGTCGAGATCCGCCAGGCGGTAGAGAAGGTCTTCAACGTCAAGGTCGCCGACGTGCGGACGGCCTCGCGAGAGGGCAAGTGGAAGCGCATGGGTAAGCACGAGGGGCGCCGCCCGAACTGGAAGAAGGCCGTGGTGACGCTCCGGCCCGGACACAAGATCGAGCTGGTCGAGGGAGCCTAGAACCATGGGAATCCGGACGCTCAAGCCCACCTCGCCGGCGCGACGGTACATGACGCAGCTGACCAACGAGGAGATCACGAAGAAGACGCCGGAGAAGAGCCTGCTCAGCCCGAAGAAGCGGGGCAGCGGCCGCAACGTGTACGGGCGGATCACCGTCCGGCATCGGGGCGGCGGGGCCAAGCGGATGCTCCGCAACGTCGATTTCCGGCGCGAGAAGATCGGCATCCCGGCCGTGGTGGCGGGGATCGAGTACGATCCGGGTCGATCGGCGCGCATCGCGCTCCTGCACTACAAGGACGGCGAGAAGCGCTACATCATCGCTCCTCTCGGCCTCAAGCCGGGCGACATGGTGATGTCGGGGCCCCAGGCCGACATCCTGCCGGGCAATGCCCTGCCCATCAGAAACATCCCGCTCGGCACGCTCGTGCACAACGTCGAGCTGCAGCCGGGCAAGGGCGGACAGCTCTGCCGGAGCGCGGGCACCCTGGCCCAGCTCCTGGCCAAGGAAGGCGACCACGCCAACCTCAAGCTGCCCTCGGGCGAGGTGCGCCAGGTCAAGCTCGAGTGCATGGCCACCATTGGACAGGTCGGCAATCTCGACCACGAGAACGTGTCCGTGGGCAAGGCGGGCCGGGTGCGCTGGAAGGGGTTCAGGCCCACCGTGCGCGGCACGGTCATGAATCCTGTCGATCATCCGATGGGCGGGGGCGAGGGCAAAGGCAAGGGCAACCATCCGATGACTCCCTGGGGCAAGCCGACCAAGGGATACAAGACGCGGCGCGGCGCGCGCCCGTCCGACCGCTACATCGTGACGCGCCGGACGAAGTAGGAGCGAGGACATGGGACGCTCAACGAGCAAGGGACCGTACGTCGAGGAGAGGCTGGAGAAGCGCGTGGAGGAGCTGAATCGCCAGCGCCAGAAGAAGGTCCTCAAGACCTGGTCCCGGCGCTCCACCATCGTGCCGGAGTTCGTCGGCCACACCCTGGCCGTCCACAACGGCAGGAAGTTCATCCCCGTCTACATCACGGAGAACATGGTGGGCCACCGCCTGGGCGAGTTCGCGCTGACCCGCACCTTCAAGGCCCACGGGCAGGCCGAGAAGGCCACCATCTCCCCGACGGGAAAGTCCTGAGGACGATATGAAGACCCGCGCCACCGCGCGCTATATCCGTGTCCCCGCCTCCAAGGCCCGGCTGGTCCTCGAGCATATCCGGGGCAAGTCGGTGGGGGAGGCCCTGGCCACGCTGCAGTACACGCCGAAGGCGGCCGGCCGCCTCATCGAGAAGGTGCTGCGCTCGGCCATCGCGAACGCCGAGCACAATCACCAGGTGCGGGACGTGGATGACCTGCGGGTGACCAAGGCGGTGGCCGATGGCGGACCGTCGATGAAGCGCGTGTCGCCCCGGGCCATGGGGCGGGCCTTCTTCGTCAAGCACCGGACCAGCCATCTCACGATAGAGGTCTCCGACGAACCGGCGCGTCCCTCGCGGGACGCCCAGAGGTAGCCAATGGGGCAGAAGACTCATCCAATCGGGTTCCGGCTGGGCGCCACGCGCACGTGGAGCTCCCGGTGGTTCGCCACCAAGGGCTATGCGGGGCTGCTGCACGAGGACGTCAAGATCCGCCGCTTCATCAAGTCCTCGCTCTATCACGCGGGCATCTCGCGGATCGACATCGAGCGCTCGGCCAATCGGGCGCGGATCACCATCTTCACGGCGCGGCCGGGCATCATCATCGGCCGCAAGGGGGCCGAGGTCGAGAAGCTCAAAAACGAGATCCAGACGCGCACGGCCAAGGAGGTCTACCTCAATATCGAGGAGGTCGTGCACCCTGAGCTCGACGCCCAGCTGGTGGCGGAAAACGTGGCCCTCCAGCTCCAGAAGCGGGTGGCCTTTCGCCGGGCCATGAAGAAAGCGGTGACCTCCGCCCTGCGCCTGGGCGCGGACGGGATCAGGATCGCCTGCGCCGGGCGCCTGGGTGGCGCCGAGATCGCGCGCCGCGAGTGGTACCGCGACGGGCGGGTGCCCCTGCACACGATCCGTGCCGACATCGACTATGGCTTGGCCGAGGCGCATACGACGTATGGGGCCATTGGGGTCAAGGTCTGGATCTTCAAGGGCGAGGTGCTGCCCGCGCAGCGCGCGGCGGCCGAGGCGTAGCCAGTCATGCTGATGCCGAAGCGCGTCAAGTACCGCAAGGCCCAGCGCGGGCGCATGCGGGGCAAGGCCCAGCGGGGCGCCACCCTGGCCTTCGGCGACTTCGGGCTCAAGGCCCTCGAGCCGGGCTGGGTGACCAACCGGCAGATCGAGGCGGCGCGGGTGTCGCTGGCCCGCTCGGTGAAGCGCGGCGGCAAGATCTTCATCCGCATCTTTCCCGACAAGCCGGTGACCAAGAAGCCCGCAGAGACGCGCATGGGCAAGGGCAAGGGCAACCCCGAGTTCTGGGTGGCCGTGGTCAAGCCGGGACGCATCATGTACGAGATGGAGGGCGTGGACGAGACGACGGCGAAGGAAGGCTTCCGCCTCGCCGCCCAGAAGATCGGCATCAAGACCAAATTCGTGACCCGCACCCGGGCCCTCTAATGACGGAGCGCTTCGACGGCCATGAGGCTGACATGAACAAGTACCGATATTCGGGCGACTTCGAACCGGTGGGGGGGTCTGGGATGTCGTGTGAGGCGCAGCCGAAGGCGAGCCGAGCTAACCCTCAGTGCGACCGGCGGTCGGTCTCACCCAGGACACAATGAAGGCCGAAAGCTGGCGGGAGATGAGCGGCGAGGACCTGGAGCAGAAGGTCAAGGAGCTGACCGAGGAGCTCTTCAACCTTCGTTTCCAGCTGTCCATGGGCGTGGCCAAGAACCCCTCGCGGGTGCAGCAGGCCAAGCGAGATCTCGCGCGCGCCAAGACCGTGCAGCGCGAGCGTCAGCTCAAGAGCGCGAGCTAGGCAGAGAGGAGCCCCGTGTCGCAGATCAAGACCAAGGAAGGCGTGGTGGTGAGCGACAGGATGACGAAGACGCGCGTGGTGATGATCGAGCGTGTCTTTCGCCACCCTCGCTACGAGCGGGTCATCACCCGATCGAAGCGGCTCAAGGCCCACGACGAGACGAATGCCACCAAGATCGGTGACCGGGTCCTCATCGAGGAGACGCGACCGATGTCCAAGGAGAAGCGGTGGCGCATCCGGCAAGTCCTGAGCCGGGCCTCGTGAGGAGCGAAAGCGCGCCATGATCCAGCCGAGAAGCATGCTCGACGTCGCGGACAACTCGGGCGCCAAGAAGGCGCAGTGCATCCGCGTCATGGGCGGCTCCAACAAGCGCTACGCGTCCCTCGGCGATATCGTGATCGTGGCCGTCAAGGAGGCGGTGCCGGACGGGACGGTGAAGAAAGGTGAGGTCGCCCGCGCCGTGGTGGTGCGCACGGTCAAGGAAGTCGGCCGCAAGGACGGCTCCTATATCCGCTTCGACCGCAACGCCGTGGTCCTCCTCAAGACCGACGACAACCCCGTGGGCACTCGCATCTTCGGCCCCGTGGCCCGCGAGCTGCGCGACCGGCAGTTCACCAAGATCATCTCGCTCGCTCCTGAGGTCATTTGATGCCGGGCCGATTGACTTCGCCAGATCTATTCAGCCCTCGCCTCGCGGCAGGGCCGCTCGGCTCGAACAGCAACGTTCTCGGTCGGAGCGTCTGGCTCGCCACTCGACCCGGCATGGAACAGGGATAGGGGACACGGCCATGGCCATGGCGCACGTGCGGAAGGGCGACACGGTGGTGGTGGTGGCGGGCAAGGACCGCGGCAAGCGCGGCAAGGTCCTGCGCGTGGTGCCCGGCAAGGGCCGCGTGGTGGTGGAGAAGATCAACATGATCAAGAAGCATCAGCGCCCGACGCAGAAGCTCCGTCAGGGCGGCATCATCGAGCGGGAGGGCGCGATCCATCTGTCCAACGTGATGCTGGTGGACCCGCAGACGAGCAAGCCCACACGGGTGGGCGTGCGCGAGCTCGCCGACGGCAAGAGGGCCCGGATCGCCCGGCGGTCGGGCGAGATCATGGACAAGGTATAAGCCATGGCTGACGAGAGCAAGGCCAGCAAGCCGAAAGCCGCTCCGCAGGCGGGCAAGCCTGGACAGGGCGGCAAGCCCGCGCCGGGTGGCAAACCCCGGACGGGCAAGGGCGGGGCGCCGGCCGCCGCCCCCGCGGCTGCCCCCGCCACCCGCGCGCGAGTGACGGGCGACGTTCCCCCGCGGCTCCGCGACCGGTTCCGGACGGCAGTCATCCCGGCTCTCATGAAGGAGCGGGGGTATACCAACCCGTTCCAAGTGCCGCGCCTCGAAAAGATCGTCATCAATATGGGCGTGGGCGAGGGCAAGGAGAACCCGAAGATCCTGGATTTCGCCACGGCGGACCTGCAGGCCATCACGGGCCAGAAGCCGGTGATCACGCGAGCCAAGAAGTCGATCGCGAACTTCAAGCTCCGCGAGAACGTGCCCATCGGCTGCAAGGTGACCCTGCGCGGCGCGCGGATGTACGAGTTCCTCGACCGGCTCGTCAACGTGGCGCTGCCGCGGGTGCGCGACTTCAAGGGCGTGGCGCCCAAGGCCTTCGACGGGCGCGGGAACTACGCCCTCGGGCTCAAGGAGCAGGTCATCTTCCCGGAGATCGTCTACGACAAGGTGGACAAGGTTCGCGGCATGGACGTGGTCATCGTCACCTCGGCCGGCACGGACGAGGAGGCCAAGGCCCTCCTCGCGCACCTCGGCGTCCCCTTCAGGGAGTCCTAAGCATGGCCAAGACCGCCCTCATCATGAAGGCCGAGCGGCTGCAGAAGTCGTCGAAGTTCAAGTCGCGCGTCTACAGCCGATGCAAGCTGTGCGGGCGGCCGCGCGGCTTTCTCAGGAAGTTCCAGCTATGCCGGATCTGCTTCCGGGAGCTTGCCCTCAAGGGCGAGGTGCCGGGCGTGATCAAGGCGAGCTGGTAAGGGGCGGGCGACCATGTCGATGAGCGATCCCATCGCCGACCTCCTGACGCGCATCCGCAACGCGAGCCGCGCCGAGCACGAGAAGGTGGACATCCCGTCCTCCAAGCTCAAGGTGCGGCTGGCCGAGATCCTCAAGGACGAGGGCTTCATCAAGAACTACCGGCTCATCGAGGACAAGAAGCAGGGAATGCTTCGCGTCTATCTCAAGTACGGCGCGGGGAACGAGAGGATCATCTCGGGCCTGGTCCGGGTGTCGAAGCCGGGGCGGCGGGTGTACGTGGGCAAGGACAAGATCCCCACCATCCTCGGCGGCATGGGCGTGGTGATCCTGTCCACCTCCCGCGGGGTGATGACGGACCGCGACGTGCGAAAGCAGAAGCTGGGCGGGGAAGTCCTCGCCTACGTGTGGTAGCGACAGGAGCGCACGCCATGTCTCGAATCGGCAAGAAGCCCATCCCCGTCCCCCAGGGCGTCAAGGTCGCCGTGGACGGCCAGACCGTCAAGGCGGAGGGGCCCAAGGGCAAGCTCAGCCAGACGGTGCACGACGCGCTCTCCGTGTCGCTGGACGAGAACGTGCTGACGGTGGGACGGAGCTCCGACCAGCGGCAGGTCCGCGCCCTGCACGGACTGATGCGCTCGCTGCTCGCCAACATGGTTCACGGCGTCAAGGACGGCTTCGAGCGCAAGCTCGAGATCGTGGGCATCGGCTACCGCTGCCAGCTGCAGGGCAAGAACCTGCAGCTCGGCCTCGGCTACTCGCACCCGATCATCTTCCCGCTCCCCGACGGCGTCCAGGCGGAGGTGGAGCGGCAGGTGTCCATCACCCTCAAGGGTGCCGACAAGGCGCTGGTCGGCCAGACGGCGGCCAAGCTGCGCGCCCTGCGGAAGCCGGACCCCTACAAGGGCAAGGGCATCAAGTACGCTGATGAATACATCCGGAGAAAAGTCGGCAAGAAGGCGGGGGCGAAGTGATGCGGAGCGAGGCCAAGGTCGAGGGGCGGAAGGTCCGGCACCTGCGGGTGCGCACCAAGGTCAAGGGCACCCCGGAGCGGCCGCGGCTGGCCGTGTTCCGGAGCCTCAACCACATCTACGCGCAGGTCGTGGACGACACGAGCGGACGCACCCTCGTCTCCGTGGACAGTCGCTCGCCCGATTTCCGGGGCAAGTCGAAGTCCGGCGGCAACGTGGCGGCGGCCAAGATCGTCGGCGAGCTCGTCGCGCAAAAGGCCAAGCAGAGCGGCATCGGCCAGGTCGTGTTCGACCGCGGGGGCTATCAGTACCACGGGCGCGTCAAGGCGCTGGCCGAGGCGGCCCGCGCGGGCGGCCTGGCCTTCTAGGAGCACGAGAGTGTGGCACTTCGAGGTGAGCGCCGAAAGCGCGAGCCGAGGGCTGAGCGTCTTTCGAGGTGAGACGGGGCCGACGAGCCGCAGGCGAGGAGCCCGGCGAGCCGAGAGCTGAATGGATAGCGAGGACCAAACTGGGTTTCGAGCCGAGACGCTGCCGAGGAGCCGTAGGCGACGAGAGCGGCGAGGCGAGTACCAAACAAGGAGACGTGAGTGGCTGAGGCGAAGATAGACGCAAGCGCGCTGGACCTGACGGACCGGGTGGTCGCCATCAACCGGGTCGCCAAGGTGGTCAAGGGCGGCCGGCGATTCTCCTTCACGGCGCTGGTCGTGGTGGGGGACGGGCGGGGACACGTGGGAGTGGGGCTGGGCAAGGCCCGCGAGGTGCCCGAGGCCATCCGGAAGTCGGTCGAGCACGCCAAGAAAGATTTGATCCTCGTGCCCCTCAAGGACACCACGATCCCGTGCGAGATCACGGGCCACTTCGGCGCGGCGCGCGTCTTCCTTCGCCCCGCCTCGCAGGGCACGGGCGTCATTGCGGGCGGGGCTGTGCGCCCCGTGCTCGAAGCGGCCGGGGTCCAGGACATCCTGACCAAGACGCTCGGCACCAACAATCCCCACAATGTCCTCAAGGCCACCATCGACGCGTTCCGCCGCCTCAAGCGGCTGCAGGGGACGTACAACGCGCGGCGCAAGTCGAGTGATGCCGATGGGCCGGAGGCTTCCGGTGGCTAAGGCCCTCAAGATCACGCTGGTCCAGAGCATCATCGGGATGTCTCCCACTCAGGAGGCGACGGTGAAGGCGCTGGGGTTGCGTCACATCCGCCAGACCGTCGAGCACGATGACACGCCGACCATTCGGGGGATGATCGCGGCCGTGCCTTTCTGCCTCAAGGTGGAGACGGCGAGCGCGGGCGAGCCGAGCGAAGCCGGAAAGCCCCCGAAGGCGGGGGCTGGTTCCCGGAGCAAGAAATGAGACTCGAAGATCTACGTCCGGCGAAAGGCTCGACCAAGAAGCGCAAGCGGCTGGGCCGGGGCCCATCATCCGGCACCGGCAAGACGTCCGGCAAGGGCCACAAGGGTCTGAATGCCCGCTCGGGCGGAGGCTCGCGCCCCGGCTTCGAGGGCGGTCAGATGCCGCTCTACCGGCGTCTGCCCAAGCGCGGATTTCTCCCGTATGGCGGCAAGACCGAGTACGCCGTGGTCAACGTGAAGGATCTCTCCGCCCGCTTCGCGGCGGGCAGCGTGGTCGACCCCGACGGGCTCGTCCAGGCCGGGCTCATCAAGAGATCCTCGCGGGGCGCCGTCAAGGTGCTGGGGGATGGGGCGGTCGACCACGCCCTCACCGTCAAGGTCCACCGCATCAGCGAATCGGCGAAGCAGAAGCTCGAGGCGGCGGGCGGGCGGATCGAGGTCCTGGCCACCAGGCCGGAGGTGCCTGCCAAATGATGGAAGGACTGCTGAGCTTCCAGAACATCTTCAAGATCCCGGAGCTCAAGCGCCGGGTCCTGGTGACCCTGGGGCTCCTGGCCGCCTATCGCCTGGGCGCCCACGTGCCCACGCCGGGCATCGATGCCACCGCCCTCGCCGAGTTCTTCAATCAGGTGCAGGGCACCCTGCTCGGGATGGTCGATCTCTTCTCCGGCGGCAACCTGCGGCGCCTGACCGTCTTCGCCCTCGGCATCATGCCGTATATCTCGGCCTCGATCATCCTCCAGCTCCTGACCGTGGTCATTCCGGCCCTGGAGCGGCTGGCCAAGGAGGGGGAGGCGGGCAAGAAGAAGATCACCCAGTACACCCGCTACGGCACCATCGTCCTCTCGCTCGTGCAGTCCTTCGGCATCGCCGTCGGCCTCGAGGGCATGCGGAGCACGAGCGGCGCCGTGCTCGTCCCCGACCCGGGATGGGGCTTCCTGCTGCTTACCATGCTGACCCTCACCACGGGCACCGCGATCATCATGTGGCTGGGCGAGCAGATCTCCGAGAAGGGCATCGGCAACGGCATCTCACTGATCATCTTCGCGGGCATCGTGGTCCGCCTGCCCTCGGCGGTGGTCTCGTCCTATACCTTGATCGCCACCGGCGAGCTCAAGCTGTTCGTCTTCATCGGGCTCATCCTCATGATGGTGGCCGTGACTGCGGCGGTCATCGTGATGCAGGAAGGGCAGCGCAAGATCCCCGTCCAGTACGCCAAGCGCATGGTGGGGCGTCGGATGTACGGCGGACAGTCCACGCACATCCCGCTGCGCATCAATACGGCCGGGGTCATTCCCGTCATCTTCGCCTCGTCGCTCATCCTGTTCCCGGCCACCCTGACCCGCTTCATCCAGCACCCGTGGATGCAGGCCATCTCCGAGGCGCTCTCCCCCGGGCACGCCATGTACACGGCGCTCTACTGCGCCCTCATCATCTTCTTCACGTACTTCTACACGGCCATCGTGTTCAATCCCATCGACCTCGCGGACAACATGAAGAAGTACGGCGGCTTCATTCCCGGGGTGCGCCCGGGCAAGAAGACGGCGGAGTACATCGACCGCACCCTGACCCGGATCACCCTGCCCGGCGCGATCTTCCTGGCCCTGATCTCCGTGCTGCCCGACTTCCTCATCCAGTGGTTCAACACCCCGTTCTACTTCGGGGGAACGAGCCTCCTGATCGTGGTCGGGGTGGCCCTGGACACCGTGCGCCAGATGGAGTCGCACCTGCTCATGCGGAACTACGAAGGCTTCCTCCGCAAGAAGGCGCGGGCGCAGGCGTGAGTCTCCGGGTCATCTTCCTCGGACCGCCCGGCGCGGGCAAGGGCACCCAGGCGCGAGAGCTCGCGGCTTCATTCAGCGTGCCCCATATCGCCACGGGCGACATGCTGCGCGAGTCCGTGGCGGCCAAGACCCCCCTCGGGCTCGAGGCCAAGCGATACATGGACTCGGGCGGCCTCGTCCCCGACGACGTGGTGATCGGGCTCGTGGGCGAGCGTCTCGAGCGGCCCGATGCCAAGGCCGGCTGCGTGCTCGACGGCTTTCCGCGCACGGTGGCCCAGGCCCAGGCCCTCGATACCCTCTTCGCGCGAAAGGGCCTCACCGTCGACCGGGTCATCTACTTCAACGTGTCGCGGCCCGAGCTGCTGCGGCGCCTGACCGGCCGGCGGGTGTGCCGCGTCTGTGGCCACACCTATCATCTCGTCTCGGCGCCGCCAAAGGTGGCCGGGAAGTGCGACGTGTGCGGCGGCGAGCTCTACCAGCGCCCGGACGACAGCGAGGAGACGGTGGTCACGCGCCTGGACGTCTACGAGAAGCAGACGGCCCCCCTGCTGGACTACTACCGCGAGCGCAAGCTCCTGATCGAGGTCTCGGGCGAGGGCCCCGTGGACGAGGTGGCCCGCGCCATCCGCAAGGCCGTGGGCCAGCCGGTGACGCGATGATCCTGCTCAAGTCGCCGCGGGAGCTCGAGCACATGCGCGCGGCCGGCCGTATCCTGGCCGAGGTCAAGACGCTGCTCCGCGCGATCGTGAAGGCGGGGGTGTCGACGAAGGAGATCGACGACAAGGTCGAGGCCTTCATCCTCTCCAGGGGCGCCCAGTCGGCCTTCAAGGGCTACCGCGGCTACCCGGCCACGGTGTGCACCTCGATCAACGAGGAAGTGGTCCACGGCATCCCGTCGCCCAAGCGCAAGCTCAAGGAGGGCAACATCATCGGCCTCGACCTTGGCTGCATCGTCGAGGGCTACTACGCAGACTGCGCGATCTCCCTGGCCGTGGGGCCGGTGGCTCCCCGGGTCCAGGAGCTCCTGGACGTCACGCGCGAGAGCCTCGACAAGGCCATCGTGCAGTGCCGCGTGGGCAACCGGATCGGCGACATCTCGCACGCCGTGCAGAGCCACTGCGAGAGCCATGGCTTCGGCGTGGTGCGCGCCTTCGTGGGGCACGGGATCGGCCGAGCGTTGCACGAGGAGCCCCAGGTGCCGAATTTCGGAGAGGCCGGGCGGGGACAGGCCCTCAAGGCCGGCATGGTGCTGGCCATCGAGCCCATGGTGACCATGGGGTCGTGGGAGGTTCGGGTGCTCGAGGACCGCTGGACGGCGGTGACGGCCGACGGAAGCCTGGCCGCGCACTTCGAGGACACCATCGCCATCACCGACGACGGCCCCGACATTCTCACGAGAATCGCGGCCTAGCATGCCAAAAGAAGACGCGATCGAGGTCGAGGGCACGGTGGTGGAGCCGCTCCCCAACGCGATGTTCCGCGTGGAGCTCGAGAACGGCCACAAGGTGCTGGCCCACGTCTCGGGGAAGATGCGCATGAACTTCATCCGGATCCTGCCCGGCGACAAGGTCAAAGTGGAGCTGTCACCGTATGACCTGACGCGCGGCCGGATCACGTACCGATTCAAGTGAGGCGTCCATGAAAGTCCGACCGTCCATCAAGGTACGGTGCGAGCACTGCAAGATCGTGCGGCGCAGCGGCGTCGTCCGGATCATCTGCAAGAACCCGCGCCACAAACAGCGTCAGGGTTGAGAGAGGAGCATTGCGTATGGCACGTATAGCCGGAGTCGACCTGCCGCGGGACAAGCGCGGCCAGATCGCGATCCAGTACATCTACGGCATCGGCATCCCCTCGGCCAAGAAAGTGATGGCGGACGCGCGGGTGGACCCCGACAAGCGCGTCAAGGCCTGGTCCGACGAGGAGACGGCCCGCGTCCGCGACATCATCGAGCGCGAGTTCAAGGTCGAGGGCGACCTGCGGCGCGAGGTGTCCATGAGCGTGAAGCGCCTCATGGACATCGGCTGCTACCGCGGCATCCGGCATCGCAAGGGTCTGCCCGTGCGCGGGCAGCGCACCCACACCAACGCCCGCACCCGCAAGGGCAAGAGCAAGGGCGTCATGGTCAAGAAGAAGCCGGTGGCCGCCTCACCCGCGGCCTCGCC encodes the following:
- the rpsS gene encoding 30S ribosomal protein S19; the protein is MGRSTSKGPYVEERLEKRVEELNRQRQKKVLKTWSRRSTIVPEFVGHTLAVHNGRKFIPVYITENMVGHRLGEFALTRTFKAHGQAEKATISPTGKS
- the rpsH gene encoding 30S ribosomal protein S8; protein product: MSMSDPIADLLTRIRNASRAEHEKVDIPSSKLKVRLAEILKDEGFIKNYRLIEDKKQGMLRVYLKYGAGNERIISGLVRVSKPGRRVYVGKDKIPTILGGMGVVILSTSRGVMTDRDVRKQKLGGEVLAYVW
- the rplE gene encoding 50S ribosomal protein L5; amino-acid sequence: MTGDVPPRLRDRFRTAVIPALMKERGYTNPFQVPRLEKIVINMGVGEGKENPKILDFATADLQAITGQKPVITRAKKSIANFKLRENVPIGCKVTLRGARMYEFLDRLVNVALPRVRDFKGVAPKAFDGRGNYALGLKEQVIFPEIVYDKVDKVRGMDVVIVTSAGTDEEAKALLAHLGVPFRES
- the rplD gene encoding 50S ribosomal protein L4, whose translation is MPTVPVLDGKGKKQESLDLRADVFPETVRVPLVHQAVVKELAARRAGTHDTKGRSEVSGGGRKPWKQKGTGRARQGSIRATQWKGGGKPFGPTPRKYDKRMPTEMRRAALREALAAKIASGEVAVVDGLGVSDGKTKTLTGRLKGLGLPAAPTLLVVSERTEALGRAARNVSWLAVETSAHASVYQILRNERVVFEKAALLSLQEALA
- the rplW gene encoding 50S ribosomal protein L23, whose translation is MIRDPRMVLLRPLMTEKSMQQKEELNAVTFQVALDANKVEIRQAVEKVFNVKVADVRTASREGKWKRMGKHEGRRPNWKKAVVTLRPGHKIELVEGA
- the rplN gene encoding 50S ribosomal protein L14, whose amino-acid sequence is MIQPRSMLDVADNSGAKKAQCIRVMGGSNKRYASLGDIVIVAVKEAVPDGTVKKGEVARAVVVRTVKEVGRKDGSYIRFDRNAVVLLKTDDNPVGTRIFGPVARELRDRQFTKIISLAPEVI
- the rplV gene encoding 50S ribosomal protein L22, giving the protein MKTRATARYIRVPASKARLVLEHIRGKSVGEALATLQYTPKAAGRLIEKVLRSAIANAEHNHQVRDVDDLRVTKAVADGGPSMKRVSPRAMGRAFFVKHRTSHLTIEVSDEPARPSRDAQR
- the rpmC gene encoding 50S ribosomal protein L29, coding for MKAESWREMSGEDLEQKVKELTEELFNLRFQLSMGVAKNPSRVQQAKRDLARAKTVQRERQLKSAS
- the rplB gene encoding 50S ribosomal protein L2, which gives rise to MGIRTLKPTSPARRYMTQLTNEEITKKTPEKSLLSPKKRGSGRNVYGRITVRHRGGGAKRMLRNVDFRREKIGIPAVVAGIEYDPGRSARIALLHYKDGEKRYIIAPLGLKPGDMVMSGPQADILPGNALPIRNIPLGTLVHNVELQPGKGGQLCRSAGTLAQLLAKEGDHANLKLPSGEVRQVKLECMATIGQVGNLDHENVSVGKAGRVRWKGFRPTVRGTVMNPVDHPMGGGEGKGKGNHPMTPWGKPTKGYKTRRGARPSDRYIVTRRTK
- the rplX gene encoding 50S ribosomal protein L24, with the protein product MAMAHVRKGDTVVVVAGKDRGKRGKVLRVVPGKGRVVVEKINMIKKHQRPTQKLRQGGIIEREGAIHLSNVMLVDPQTSKPTRVGVRELADGKRARIARRSGEIMDKV
- the rpsQ gene encoding 30S ribosomal protein S17, with the translated sequence MSQIKTKEGVVVSDRMTKTRVVMIERVFRHPRYERVITRSKRLKAHDETNATKIGDRVLIEETRPMSKEKRWRIRQVLSRAS
- the rpsC gene encoding 30S ribosomal protein S3 translates to MGQKTHPIGFRLGATRTWSSRWFATKGYAGLLHEDVKIRRFIKSSLYHAGISRIDIERSANRARITIFTARPGIIIGRKGAEVEKLKNEIQTRTAKEVYLNIEEVVHPELDAQLVAENVALQLQKRVAFRRAMKKAVTSALRLGADGIRIACAGRLGGAEIARREWYRDGRVPLHTIRADIDYGLAEAHTTYGAIGVKVWIFKGEVLPAQRAAAEA
- the rplC gene encoding 50S ribosomal protein L3 — encoded protein: MKEGLIGRKRGMTQVFGEDGNVIQVTVVEAGPCTVVGIRTTSEDGYDALQIGFEPARKNVTKAMAGHYKKAGIEKPMRFLREVRLQKTEALAAYQVGQQLTVELFTPGELVDVVGVSKGKGFQGGVKRHNWSGGDQSHGSMFHRAPGSIGASSDPSRVFPGHKLPGRMGGDRRTVLNLPVVRVIPEQNLLLVRGAVPGHTGSLVMVRKSVKQTKAQQKGKGAK
- a CDS encoding type Z 30S ribosomal protein S14 — its product is MAKTALIMKAERLQKSSKFKSRVYSRCKLCGRPRGFLRKFQLCRICFRELALKGEVPGVIKASW
- the rplP gene encoding 50S ribosomal protein L16, with amino-acid sequence MLMPKRVKYRKAQRGRMRGKAQRGATLAFGDFGLKALEPGWVTNRQIEAARVSLARSVKRGGKIFIRIFPDKPVTKKPAETRMGKGKGNPEFWVAVVKPGRIMYEMEGVDETTAKEGFRLAAQKIGIKTKFVTRTRAL